A region of Vitis vinifera cultivar Pinot Noir 40024 chromosome 15, ASM3070453v1 DNA encodes the following proteins:
- the LOC100241322 gene encoding uncharacterized protein LOC100241322 isoform X3, with amino-acid sequence MGQHEGWAQPTGLLPNGLLPNEGSSAIRVLDTERWLIAEERTAELIACIQPNQPSEELRNAVADYVQRIVVQCFPCQVFTFGSVPLKTYLPDGDIDLTAFSNNQNLKDTWANQVRDMLQSEEKNENAEFRVKEVQYIQAEVKIIKCLVENIVVDISFNQLGGLCTLCFLEEVDHLINQNHLFKRSIILIKAWCYYESRILGAHHGLISTYALETLVLYIFHVFNNSFTGPLEVLYRFLEFFSSFDWDNFCVSLWGPVPISSLPDVTAEPPRQDSGELLLSKLFLDACSSVYAVFPHGQEKQGQSFISKHFNVIDPLRVNNNLGRSVSKGNFFRIRSAFAFGAKRLARLLDPKENIIFEVNQLFMNTWERHGSGHRPDTPRTDLWRLRFSNSNQLHGSENWVNISSNKRLNSNSDHEAEVERTHASHGVSWENLSRNSDISAVSPAQSQKNHGTLNSSRIPDQISPEINSNQGVHTDRDQGSFKPDQLVNDLQGRYLFARTHSSPELTDTYTKGSSRGRHNRAPENGKDQITSTRLDNSRRKNLGSEIFVSNSTISTDDTSSVRHVSSHQSLDGSADSNTTLNSYYHGSALGAMGDQLSSVMGTQGMHQEEQDLVNMMASSTLHNFNVQVHLPLNLGPAHLPLPFSPSILASMGYCQRNLTGMVPTNVPLIEPAWGASNMQFPQGLVSSSLTHYFPGIGLNLNSEELIETGNENFGSLEIISGEADHDLWHEQDGGSTAGFDPDNGGFEVLQLDNKQQPTSSGFNFLPASKVGGSSGSMGVQPKFIKENLGSAGEDHVDAFHHQDNRQNEVHSDGRTASSRFSPSRPTSPLRSKTSSESSWDGSSAKVSKPTRERRGRKTSSSAEASTVYGKGKIVSEHVPSHVDDDDKDWKPPSTMGSERAERSMASQSLAPLHVPRHNIPGFEPAHVSGSDSLIPISPVFLGSGSQQRAVDNSGVVPFAFYPTGPPITFLTMLPVYNFPTEPGATDATTSHFGGDNGVDNSDSSQNFDSSEGLDQSGNLNTSGCMRRAVPVEPSEVPKSDILNSDFASHWQNLQYGRYCQSPHSHGPLSYPSPIMVPPMYLQGHFPWDGPGRPLSSNMNLFTHLMNYGPRFVPVAPLQSVSNRPANVYQHYGDEATRYRTGTGTYLPNPKVSARERHASNSRRGNYHYDRGNHNGDREGNWNINSKSRTAGRNHSRNQADKSSSRLDRLAASESRADRPRGSYRHDSFPSYHSQNGPLHVNSPRSGSASVAYGMYPIPTVNPNEVSSNGPNVPSVVMVYPYEHNTNYGSQAEQPEFGSIGTAGFSGMNEEALLNEGTGAFEEQRFHGGVSQQSPSDQPSSPHCQRRI; translated from the exons GTGTTCACTTTTGGGTCTGTTCCCCTCAAGACTTATTTGCCTGATGGAGATATTGACTTGACAGCCTTCAGtaacaatcaaaatttgaagGACACATGGGCTAATCAGGTCCGTGACATGCTACAGAGTGAGGAAAAGAACGAGAATGCTGAATTTCGTGTAAAAGAGGTTCAGTACATTCAAGCAGAA GTGAAGATAATAAAATGTCTTGTTGAAAACATTGTGGTAGACATATCATTCAACCAGCTTGGTGGGTTATGCACTCTTTGTTTCCTTGAGGAG GTTGATCatttgataaatcaaaatcatttaTTCAAGCGTAGCATTATATTGATCAAGGCCTGGTGTTATTATGAGAGCCGAATACTGGGTGCTCACCATGGACTTATTTCGACTTATGCTTTGGAGACCTTGGTTCTCTACATATTTCACGTCTTCAACAATTCCTTTACTGGACCACTTGAG GTCCTTTATCGTTTTTTGGAGTTCTTTAGTAGCTTTGACTGGGACAACTTTTGTGTTAGTCTATGGGGTCCTGTACCTATTAGTTCACTTCCAGATGTAACAG CGGAACCTCCTCGGCAAGATAGTGGAGAGCTACTACTTAGTAAATTGTTTCTAGATGCCTGTAGCTCAGTATATGCTGTTTTCCCGCATGGCCAAGAAAAACAGGGACAATCCTTCATTTCCAAGCATTTCAATGTTATTGATCCTTTACGTGTAAACAACAACCTTGGTCGTAGTGTTAGTAAAG GAAATTTCTTCAGGATACGAAGTGCATTTGCATTTGGCGCCAAAAGGCTGGCAAGGCTACTTGATCCCAAAGAGAACATAATTTTTGAAGTAAATCAGCTTTTCATGAACACATGGGAAAGGCATGGCAGTGGTCATCGTCCTGATACTCCAAGGACTGATTTGTGGCGCTTGAGATTCTCAAATTCAAATCAACTCCATGGGTCTGAAAATTGGGTGAACATTTCAAGCAACAAAAGATTGAACAGTAACTCTGATCATGAAGCTGAGGTTGAGAGGACACATGCTTCACATGGTGTTTCCTGGGAAAACCTGTCTAGAAACAGTGATATTTCTGCAGTTTCTCCTGCTCAAAGCCAAAAGAATCATGGGACCCTGAACAGTTCAAGGATCCCTGATCAGATCAGTCCAGAAATCAATTCTAATCAGGGGGTACATACTGATAGAGATCAGGGAAGTTTCAAGCCTGATCAATTGGTCAATGACCTTCAGGGAAGGTATCTGTTTGCCAGGACACACTCTAGTCCCGAGCTTACTGACACATATACCAAGGGCTCTTCTCGAGGCAGGCATAACAGAGCTCCAGAAAATGGAAAAGACCAGATTACTTCTACAAGACTGGACAATAGCAGGAGGAAGAACCTGGGCTCAGAAATTTTTGTGAGCAATAGTACCATATCAACTGATGATACTTCATCTGTCAGGCATGTCTCATCCCATCAAAGTCTTGACGGATCAGCTGATTCAAACACTACTTTAAATAGTTATTATCATGGCTCAGCCTTGGGTGCCATGGGTGATCAACTTTCTTCTGTCATGGGTACTCAGGGGATGCATCAGGAAGAGCAAGATCTTGTGAACATGATGGCATCTTCTACACTTCATAATTTCAATGTACAGGTCCATCTGCCGCTAAATTTAGGTCCAGCTCACCTACCTCTTCCATTCTCACCTTCCATTCTAGCTTCAATGGGATATTGTCAGAGAAATTTGACTGGCATGGTTCCTACAAATGTTCCCTTGATCGAGCCTGCTTGGGGGGCCTCAAATATGCAATTTCCTCAAGGTTTGGTTTCTTCATCATTAACTCATTACTTCCCTGGCATTGGATTGAACTTGAATTCTGAAGAGTTGATTGAAACTggcaatgaaaattttggttcttTGGAAATTATCTCAGGGGAGGCTGATCATGATCTCTGGCATGAGCAGGATGGGGGATCTACTGCAGGGTTTGATCCTGACAATGGAGGTTTTGAGGTGCTTCAGTTAGATAATAAGCAACAGCCAACTTCATCAGGTTTTAACTTTCTGCCTGCATCTAAGGTGGGTGGCTCTAGTGGCTCAATGGGAGTTCAACCAAAGTTCATTAAAGAAAACCTAGGATCAGCTGGGGAAGATCATGTTGATGCTTTCCACCATCAAGATAATAGACAAAATGAAGTTCATTCTGATGGCAGAACTGCAAGTTCAAGGTTTTCGCCTTCTAGGCCCACTAGCCCCTTGAGAAGCAAAACCTCTTCCGAGAGTTCCTGGGATGGATCATCAGCAAAGGTTTCAAAGCCAACGAGGGAAAGACGGGGAAGAAAAACAAGTTCTTCTGCAGAGGCTTCAACTGTGTATGGAAAAGGCAAGATTGTGTCTGAACATGTGCCTTCTCATGTAGATGATGACGACAAAGACTGGAAACCACCTTCAACCATGGGTTCTGAAAGGGCTGAAAGAAGCATGGCCTCTCAATCTCTGGCTCCTTTGCATGTCCCAAGGCATAACATACCAGGCTTTGAACCAGCTCATGTGAGCGGATCGGATTCGCTAATACCCATTTCTCCGGTGTTTCTAGGTTCTGGTTCACAGCAAAGGGCAGTGGATAATTCTGGGGTGGTTCCCTTTGCCTTTTATCCAACAGGTCCGCCTATTACGTTTCTTACAATGCTGCCAGTTTACAATTTCCCAACTGAGCCAGGAGCTACTGATGCAACGACAAGCCATTTTGGAGGGGACAATGGGGTGGATAACAGTGATTCTAGTCAAAACTTTGATTCATCTGAGGGGCTTGATCAGTCTGGGAATTTAAACACTTCAGGTTGTATGAGAAGGGCAGTTCCTGTTGAACCCTCAGAGGTGCCAAAGTCCGATATTCTTAACAGTGATTTTGCCAGCCATTGGCAGAATTTGCAATATGGGAGGTATTGCCAAAGCCCACACTCTCATGGTCCACTTTCTTATCCTTCACCTATTATGGTACCCCCCATGTATTTACAGGGTCATTTCCCATGGGATGGTCCTGGAAGACCTCTTTCATCCAACATGAACCTCTTCACTCATCTTATGAATTATGGTCCTCGCTTTGTTCCTGTTGCTCCTCTGCAGTCTGTTTCTAATAGACCTGCCAATGTTTATCAACATTATGGTGATGAAGCAACAAGATATCGTACTGGAACTGGGACATACCTACCAAATCCT AAGGTGTCTGCTAGGGAACGACATGCTTCAAATTCCAGAAGGGGGAATTATCATTATGATAGGGGTAACCACAATGGTGACAGAGAAGGGAACTGGAATATCAACTCAAAATCAAGAACTGCTGGCCGCAATCATAGTCGTAACCAAGCTGACAAATCAAGCTCAAGACTGGATAGGTTGGCAGCAAGTGAGAGCCGAGCTGACAGGCCAAGGGGCTCATACAGACATGACTCATTTCCCTCCTACCATTCCCAGAATGGTCCATTGCATGTGAACTCCCCTCGGAGTGGTTCTGCCAGTGTGGCTTATGGCATGTATCCAATCCCAACAGTGAACCCCAATGAAGTGTCATCCAATGGACCAAATGTTCCATCTGTAGTCATGGTCTATCCATATGAACATAACACCAATTATGGTTCACAGGCTGAACAGCCTGAGTTTGGGTCCATTGGAACTGCAGGTTTCTCAGGTATGAACGAAGAAGCTCTGCTGAATGAGGGAACAGGTGCGTTTGAGGAACAAAGGTTTCATGGTGGCGTTAGTCAACAGTCTCCATCAGACCAGCCTTCTTCACCTCACTGCCAAAG GAGGATTTGA
- the LOC100241322 gene encoding uncharacterized protein LOC100241322 isoform X1 — MGQHEGWAQPTGLLPNGLLPNEGSSAIRVLDTERWLIAEERTAELIACIQPNQPSEELRNAVADYVQRIVVQCFPCQVFTFGSVPLKTYLPDGDIDLTAFSNNQNLKDTWANQVRDMLQSEEKNENAEFRVKEVQYIQAEVKIIKCLVENIVVDISFNQLGGLCTLCFLEEVDHLINQNHLFKRSIILIKAWCYYESRILGAHHGLISTYALETLVLYIFHVFNNSFTGPLEVLYRFLEFFSSFDWDNFCVSLWGPVPISSLPDVTAEPPRQDSGELLLSKLFLDACSSVYAVFPHGQEKQGQSFISKHFNVIDPLRVNNNLGRSVSKGNFFRIRSAFAFGAKRLARLLDPKENIIFEVNQLFMNTWERHGSGHRPDTPRTDLWRLRFSNSNQLHGSENWVNISSNKRLNSNSDHEAEVERTHASHGVSWENLSRNSDISAVSPAQSQKNHGTLNSSRIPDQISPEINSNQGVHTDRDQGSFKPDQLVNDLQGRYLFARTHSSPELTDTYTKGSSRGRHNRAPENGKDQITSTRLDNSRRKNLGSEIFVSNSTISTDDTSSVRHVSSHQSLDGSADSNTTLNSYYHGSALGAMGDQLSSVMGTQGMHQEEQDLVNMMASSTLHNFNVQVHLPLNLGPAHLPLPFSPSILASMGYCQRNLTGMVPTNVPLIEPAWGASNMQFPQGLVSSSLTHYFPGIGLNLNSEELIETGNENFGSLEIISGEADHDLWHEQDGGSTAGFDPDNGGFEVLQLDNKQQPTSSGFNFLPASKVGGSSGSMGVQPKFIKENLGSAGEDHVDAFHHQDNRQNEVHSDGRTASSRFSPSRPTSPLRSKTSSESSWDGSSAKVSKPTRERRGRKTSSSAEASTVYGKGKIVSEHVPSHVDDDDKDWKPPSTMGSERAERSMASQSLAPLHVPRHNIPGFEPAHVSGSDSLIPISPVFLGSGSQQRAVDNSGVVPFAFYPTGPPITFLTMLPVYNFPTEPGATDATTSHFGGDNGVDNSDSSQNFDSSEGLDQSGNLNTSGCMRRAVPVEPSEVPKSDILNSDFASHWQNLQYGRYCQSPHSHGPLSYPSPIMVPPMYLQGHFPWDGPGRPLSSNMNLFTHLMNYGPRFVPVAPLQSVSNRPANVYQHYGDEATRYRTGTGTYLPNPKVSARERHASNSRRGNYHYDRGNHNGDREGNWNINSKSRTAGRNHSRNQADKSSSRLDRLAASESRADRPRGSYRHDSFPSYHSQNGPLHVNSPRSGSASVAYGMYPIPTVNPNEVSSNGPNVPSVVMVYPYEHNTNYGSQAEQPEFGSIGTAGFSGMNEEALLNEGTGAFEEQRFHGGVSQQSPSDQPSSPHCQRSVAQRNYQLKNEDFLPLAIPDVRKTLNKRNYNWKPSSNGPCRSPLTSDVTVSENFAPQMASFLYWLTVCTSVQSCKIVFQPFLFAVLRIPFLNFRFEFSYRVCTIRHFCFIFSTVY, encoded by the exons GTGTTCACTTTTGGGTCTGTTCCCCTCAAGACTTATTTGCCTGATGGAGATATTGACTTGACAGCCTTCAGtaacaatcaaaatttgaagGACACATGGGCTAATCAGGTCCGTGACATGCTACAGAGTGAGGAAAAGAACGAGAATGCTGAATTTCGTGTAAAAGAGGTTCAGTACATTCAAGCAGAA GTGAAGATAATAAAATGTCTTGTTGAAAACATTGTGGTAGACATATCATTCAACCAGCTTGGTGGGTTATGCACTCTTTGTTTCCTTGAGGAG GTTGATCatttgataaatcaaaatcatttaTTCAAGCGTAGCATTATATTGATCAAGGCCTGGTGTTATTATGAGAGCCGAATACTGGGTGCTCACCATGGACTTATTTCGACTTATGCTTTGGAGACCTTGGTTCTCTACATATTTCACGTCTTCAACAATTCCTTTACTGGACCACTTGAG GTCCTTTATCGTTTTTTGGAGTTCTTTAGTAGCTTTGACTGGGACAACTTTTGTGTTAGTCTATGGGGTCCTGTACCTATTAGTTCACTTCCAGATGTAACAG CGGAACCTCCTCGGCAAGATAGTGGAGAGCTACTACTTAGTAAATTGTTTCTAGATGCCTGTAGCTCAGTATATGCTGTTTTCCCGCATGGCCAAGAAAAACAGGGACAATCCTTCATTTCCAAGCATTTCAATGTTATTGATCCTTTACGTGTAAACAACAACCTTGGTCGTAGTGTTAGTAAAG GAAATTTCTTCAGGATACGAAGTGCATTTGCATTTGGCGCCAAAAGGCTGGCAAGGCTACTTGATCCCAAAGAGAACATAATTTTTGAAGTAAATCAGCTTTTCATGAACACATGGGAAAGGCATGGCAGTGGTCATCGTCCTGATACTCCAAGGACTGATTTGTGGCGCTTGAGATTCTCAAATTCAAATCAACTCCATGGGTCTGAAAATTGGGTGAACATTTCAAGCAACAAAAGATTGAACAGTAACTCTGATCATGAAGCTGAGGTTGAGAGGACACATGCTTCACATGGTGTTTCCTGGGAAAACCTGTCTAGAAACAGTGATATTTCTGCAGTTTCTCCTGCTCAAAGCCAAAAGAATCATGGGACCCTGAACAGTTCAAGGATCCCTGATCAGATCAGTCCAGAAATCAATTCTAATCAGGGGGTACATACTGATAGAGATCAGGGAAGTTTCAAGCCTGATCAATTGGTCAATGACCTTCAGGGAAGGTATCTGTTTGCCAGGACACACTCTAGTCCCGAGCTTACTGACACATATACCAAGGGCTCTTCTCGAGGCAGGCATAACAGAGCTCCAGAAAATGGAAAAGACCAGATTACTTCTACAAGACTGGACAATAGCAGGAGGAAGAACCTGGGCTCAGAAATTTTTGTGAGCAATAGTACCATATCAACTGATGATACTTCATCTGTCAGGCATGTCTCATCCCATCAAAGTCTTGACGGATCAGCTGATTCAAACACTACTTTAAATAGTTATTATCATGGCTCAGCCTTGGGTGCCATGGGTGATCAACTTTCTTCTGTCATGGGTACTCAGGGGATGCATCAGGAAGAGCAAGATCTTGTGAACATGATGGCATCTTCTACACTTCATAATTTCAATGTACAGGTCCATCTGCCGCTAAATTTAGGTCCAGCTCACCTACCTCTTCCATTCTCACCTTCCATTCTAGCTTCAATGGGATATTGTCAGAGAAATTTGACTGGCATGGTTCCTACAAATGTTCCCTTGATCGAGCCTGCTTGGGGGGCCTCAAATATGCAATTTCCTCAAGGTTTGGTTTCTTCATCATTAACTCATTACTTCCCTGGCATTGGATTGAACTTGAATTCTGAAGAGTTGATTGAAACTggcaatgaaaattttggttcttTGGAAATTATCTCAGGGGAGGCTGATCATGATCTCTGGCATGAGCAGGATGGGGGATCTACTGCAGGGTTTGATCCTGACAATGGAGGTTTTGAGGTGCTTCAGTTAGATAATAAGCAACAGCCAACTTCATCAGGTTTTAACTTTCTGCCTGCATCTAAGGTGGGTGGCTCTAGTGGCTCAATGGGAGTTCAACCAAAGTTCATTAAAGAAAACCTAGGATCAGCTGGGGAAGATCATGTTGATGCTTTCCACCATCAAGATAATAGACAAAATGAAGTTCATTCTGATGGCAGAACTGCAAGTTCAAGGTTTTCGCCTTCTAGGCCCACTAGCCCCTTGAGAAGCAAAACCTCTTCCGAGAGTTCCTGGGATGGATCATCAGCAAAGGTTTCAAAGCCAACGAGGGAAAGACGGGGAAGAAAAACAAGTTCTTCTGCAGAGGCTTCAACTGTGTATGGAAAAGGCAAGATTGTGTCTGAACATGTGCCTTCTCATGTAGATGATGACGACAAAGACTGGAAACCACCTTCAACCATGGGTTCTGAAAGGGCTGAAAGAAGCATGGCCTCTCAATCTCTGGCTCCTTTGCATGTCCCAAGGCATAACATACCAGGCTTTGAACCAGCTCATGTGAGCGGATCGGATTCGCTAATACCCATTTCTCCGGTGTTTCTAGGTTCTGGTTCACAGCAAAGGGCAGTGGATAATTCTGGGGTGGTTCCCTTTGCCTTTTATCCAACAGGTCCGCCTATTACGTTTCTTACAATGCTGCCAGTTTACAATTTCCCAACTGAGCCAGGAGCTACTGATGCAACGACAAGCCATTTTGGAGGGGACAATGGGGTGGATAACAGTGATTCTAGTCAAAACTTTGATTCATCTGAGGGGCTTGATCAGTCTGGGAATTTAAACACTTCAGGTTGTATGAGAAGGGCAGTTCCTGTTGAACCCTCAGAGGTGCCAAAGTCCGATATTCTTAACAGTGATTTTGCCAGCCATTGGCAGAATTTGCAATATGGGAGGTATTGCCAAAGCCCACACTCTCATGGTCCACTTTCTTATCCTTCACCTATTATGGTACCCCCCATGTATTTACAGGGTCATTTCCCATGGGATGGTCCTGGAAGACCTCTTTCATCCAACATGAACCTCTTCACTCATCTTATGAATTATGGTCCTCGCTTTGTTCCTGTTGCTCCTCTGCAGTCTGTTTCTAATAGACCTGCCAATGTTTATCAACATTATGGTGATGAAGCAACAAGATATCGTACTGGAACTGGGACATACCTACCAAATCCT AAGGTGTCTGCTAGGGAACGACATGCTTCAAATTCCAGAAGGGGGAATTATCATTATGATAGGGGTAACCACAATGGTGACAGAGAAGGGAACTGGAATATCAACTCAAAATCAAGAACTGCTGGCCGCAATCATAGTCGTAACCAAGCTGACAAATCAAGCTCAAGACTGGATAGGTTGGCAGCAAGTGAGAGCCGAGCTGACAGGCCAAGGGGCTCATACAGACATGACTCATTTCCCTCCTACCATTCCCAGAATGGTCCATTGCATGTGAACTCCCCTCGGAGTGGTTCTGCCAGTGTGGCTTATGGCATGTATCCAATCCCAACAGTGAACCCCAATGAAGTGTCATCCAATGGACCAAATGTTCCATCTGTAGTCATGGTCTATCCATATGAACATAACACCAATTATGGTTCACAGGCTGAACAGCCTGAGTTTGGGTCCATTGGAACTGCAGGTTTCTCAGGTATGAACGAAGAAGCTCTGCTGAATGAGGGAACAGGTGCGTTTGAGGAACAAAGGTTTCATGGTGGCGTTAGTCAACAGTCTCCATCAGACCAGCCTTCTTCACCTCACTGCCAAAG ATCAGTGGCTCAGAGGAATTATCAGTTGAAAAATGAGGATTTTCTGCCTCTTGCAATTCCAGACGTGAGGAAAACCCTTAACAAGAGAAACTATAATTGGAAACCCTCCAGTAACGGGCCTTGCCGCTCTCCCCTCACTTCTGATGTGACGGTTTCTGAAAATTTTGCTCCACAAATGGCGTCCTTCCTCTACTGGCTTACTGTATGCACCAGTGTACAATCATGCAAAATTGTCTTCCAACCTTTCCTCTTTGCAGTATTAAGGATCCCTTTTTTGAACTTTAGGTTTGAATTCTCGTACAGGGTTTGTACCATTAGGCATTTTTGTTTCATATTCTCCACTGTGTACTAG